A single Klebsiella variicola DNA region contains:
- a CDS encoding type II toxin-antitoxin system HigB family toxin, with protein sequence MKIISVKTLRDFWAENPDAEQPLKAWVDEATKADWKTPAEIKDQYRSASILKNKRVVFNIKGNDYRLIVAVAYLRGWVFVKFIGSHKEYDEINAETIERK encoded by the coding sequence ATGAAGATAATCTCAGTGAAAACCTTAAGGGACTTCTGGGCGGAGAATCCCGACGCTGAACAACCGCTAAAGGCCTGGGTAGACGAAGCGACAAAAGCAGACTGGAAAACCCCGGCGGAGATAAAGGACCAATACCGCAGCGCAAGCATATTGAAAAATAAGCGGGTGGTATTCAACATTAAAGGAAATGATTACCGGTTAATCGTAGCCGTTGCTTATCTGCGGGGGTGGGTGTTCGTTAAGTTTATCGGTTCGCATAAGGAATATGACGAGATAAACGCTGAGACGATTGAGAGGAAGTAA
- a CDS encoding cupin domain-containing protein produces the protein MHAFKLKHPVPDLQPIGSVSLLGATPTAGDPQVAGAMIYGEPQDAFTCGLFSSTEGSFTMTYPFTEHATVLEGEVELTVAGGEPQRFAPGDSWFVKQGTEVEWKILTPRFVKHYLANVETR, from the coding sequence ATGCACGCTTTTAAACTTAAACACCCGGTACCTGACCTGCAGCCGATCGGCAGCGTCAGCCTGCTCGGCGCGACGCCGACCGCGGGAGACCCGCAGGTGGCCGGGGCGATGATCTACGGCGAGCCGCAGGACGCCTTTACCTGCGGACTGTTTTCGTCCACTGAGGGGAGCTTTACCATGACCTATCCGTTTACCGAGCATGCCACCGTGCTGGAAGGCGAAGTGGAGCTGACCGTCGCTGGTGGCGAGCCGCAGCGCTTTGCGCCGGGCGACAGCTGGTTTGTTAAACAGGGCACCGAAGTGGAGTGGAAAATCCTGACGCCGCGCTTTGTGAAGCACTACCTGGCGAACGTCGAGACGCGCTAA
- a CDS encoding response regulator transcription factor, with the protein MSALLKASRNDAIIARCLQTISQLIPLTSAVFYRVNNRLKPESYILHNISDNTHQQYLENFQPLDPLLPSHFSHQNTTVAAMTPRLCDRNRHYYHEFMLPNNVRDMTEIFIRRERRIIAGISLMRDVPFSSEERQRAQAVLPLVELAIRDCLQEDDDLPAILTAKEREIVGMVREGASNKLIARQLDISLSTVKTHLRNIFAKTEVVNRTELVSRTWMPAAQRTLHL; encoded by the coding sequence ATGTCTGCTTTGTTAAAAGCCAGCCGTAATGATGCGATAATAGCCCGTTGTTTACAGACTATTTCCCAGCTAATTCCACTGACTTCAGCGGTCTTTTATCGAGTAAATAATCGTTTAAAACCCGAAAGCTATATATTGCATAATATTTCCGATAATACGCACCAACAATATCTGGAAAACTTCCAGCCGCTGGATCCGCTTCTGCCCTCGCATTTTAGCCACCAGAACACCACCGTGGCGGCGATGACGCCGCGGCTCTGCGACCGCAACCGCCATTACTATCATGAATTCATGTTGCCGAATAACGTACGCGACATGACCGAGATCTTTATTCGCCGCGAGCGGCGGATCATCGCCGGTATCTCGCTGATGCGCGACGTGCCTTTCTCCAGCGAAGAGCGCCAGCGGGCTCAGGCGGTGCTGCCGCTGGTGGAGCTGGCCATTCGCGACTGTCTGCAGGAAGACGATGACCTGCCCGCCATCCTGACGGCGAAAGAGCGGGAAATCGTCGGCATGGTGCGCGAAGGCGCCAGCAATAAGCTGATTGCCCGCCAGCTGGATATCTCGCTCTCGACGGTAAAAACGCACCTGCGCAACATTTTCGCCAAGACCGAAGTGGTCAATCGTACCGAACTGGTTTCCCGAACCTGGATGCCGGCCGCTCAGCGTACGCTGCATCTGTGA
- a CDS encoding helix-turn-helix domain-containing protein encodes MMKIKPIRTERDYEAALSAVEPFFDNEPALDTPEGDFFEVMCLLIAEYEKKHYPIEPPTPIEAIKFRMEQQGLTVKDLEPAIGKSNRVYEILNGTRNLTLPMIRRLHAQFGIPLESLIGA; translated from the coding sequence ATGATGAAAATAAAACCTATCCGCACTGAACGAGATTACGAAGCCGCGCTAAGCGCGGTTGAACCTTTTTTTGATAATGAACCAGCGCTTGATACGCCAGAGGGCGATTTTTTTGAGGTGATGTGCCTGCTGATTGCTGAGTATGAAAAAAAGCACTATCCCATCGAGCCGCCGACGCCGATAGAGGCGATCAAGTTTCGCATGGAGCAGCAGGGGCTGACCGTCAAAGATCTGGAGCCGGCGATTGGTAAATCGAATCGTGTCTATGAAATTCTCAATGGTACGCGCAACCTGACGCTCCCGATGATTCGCCGGCTTCATGCGCAGTTCGGCATCCCCCTTGAGAGCCTGATCGGCGCGTGA
- a CDS encoding class II histone deacetylase yields MKRKTGFFFDERCFWHSTGLHAVTLPVGGWVQPPAGGGHAESPETKRRMKNLMDVSGLTPQLALRSAAPASLEDLRRIHPDSYLERFKAISDNGGGMLGKEAPLGPGSYEIACLSAGLACAAVEAVLEGELDNAYSLSRPPGHHCLPDQSMGFCFLANIPIAVERAKAQLGLGKVAIIDWDVHHGNGTQHIYLQRDDVLTISLHQDGCFPPGYAGEDDRGVGAGEGYNINIPLLAGAGDDSWRYALETIVIPALARFEPELIIIACGYDANAMDPLARMQLHSDSFRAMTEQVQQAADRLCGGKLVMVHEGGYAESYVPFCGLAVMETLSGIRTEVQDPLLEFIQQQQPRAEFAQFQRQALDRLAQRFGLQ; encoded by the coding sequence GTGAAAAGAAAAACCGGTTTCTTCTTTGATGAACGTTGTTTCTGGCACAGTACCGGTCTGCACGCGGTGACGCTGCCGGTGGGCGGGTGGGTGCAGCCGCCCGCCGGTGGCGGTCATGCTGAATCGCCGGAGACCAAACGGCGGATGAAAAACCTGATGGACGTCTCCGGGCTGACGCCGCAGCTGGCGCTGCGCAGCGCGGCGCCGGCGAGCCTTGAGGACCTGCGGCGGATCCACCCCGACAGCTATCTGGAGCGCTTCAAGGCGATCAGCGATAACGGCGGCGGCATGCTCGGCAAAGAGGCGCCGCTGGGGCCGGGCAGTTATGAAATCGCCTGTCTTTCCGCCGGGCTGGCCTGTGCGGCGGTGGAAGCGGTGCTGGAGGGGGAGCTGGATAATGCCTATTCGCTGTCGCGCCCGCCCGGACACCACTGTCTGCCGGACCAGTCGATGGGATTTTGTTTCCTCGCCAATATTCCCATTGCCGTCGAGCGGGCGAAAGCGCAGCTGGGGCTGGGCAAGGTGGCGATCATTGACTGGGATGTTCACCACGGCAACGGCACCCAGCATATCTACCTGCAGCGCGACGACGTACTGACTATTTCCTTGCATCAGGACGGCTGCTTCCCGCCGGGCTACGCCGGCGAGGACGATCGCGGCGTGGGCGCGGGCGAAGGTTACAACATTAATATTCCGCTGCTGGCCGGGGCGGGGGATGACAGCTGGCGCTATGCGCTGGAAACTATCGTCATTCCTGCGCTGGCGCGTTTTGAGCCGGAGCTGATTATTATCGCCTGCGGCTATGACGCCAACGCCATGGATCCATTAGCGCGGATGCAGCTACATAGCGACAGCTTCCGGGCGATGACCGAACAGGTCCAGCAGGCGGCGGATCGCCTGTGCGGCGGGAAACTGGTGATGGTGCACGAGGGCGGCTACGCCGAATCCTACGTGCCGTTCTGCGGCCTGGCGGTGATGGAAACGCTGAGCGGTATCCGTACCGAGGTCCAGGATCCGCTGCTGGAATTTATTCAGCAGCAGCAGCCGCGGGCGGAGTTTGCGCAGTTCCAGAGGCAGGCTCTCGATCGGCTGGCGCAACGGTTTGGCCTGCAGTAA
- a CDS encoding MFS transporter — MSSTPLTDNALSRPAGLVVSLRLLAAIVIFAAIAPGILMTAPAVAAQLASEWQLKPGQIGWLFSAELGAMSLATLPAWWWMSRLDWRRVALMAGVVFLTANLASAVVTQYETLLAARFLASLAGGTLMILCISCAAGTPNPSRVYAFWVLGQLLLGMLGLLVLPGLFATFGLKVVYLILAAIMLCCLPLVSAFPPRFQPLSASHQQPSTALWRQALAVLAVLTFYISLSAVWTFIGTIGSAAGLTPTQVGLVLAAATVCGIIGAGGAALRGTQRADRLPVWLGYGLLIVSVGLLIGQPLLVRYAIAALLFKFTWTFVLPFILARVAGLDSNGRLMNSINLVIGGGMAAGPALAGALLQRFASADPLLAAAGVCALLSLILIAAASAAGKS; from the coding sequence ATGTCGAGTACCCCTCTCACTGATAATGCGCTTTCCCGGCCCGCCGGGCTGGTGGTCTCCCTGCGTTTGCTGGCGGCGATCGTGATTTTTGCCGCCATTGCGCCGGGGATATTAATGACCGCGCCGGCGGTGGCGGCGCAGCTGGCCAGCGAATGGCAGCTTAAACCAGGACAGATCGGCTGGCTATTTTCGGCGGAGCTGGGGGCGATGAGTCTGGCGACGCTCCCGGCGTGGTGGTGGATGAGCCGCCTCGACTGGCGGCGGGTCGCCCTGATGGCCGGGGTGGTGTTTCTGACCGCCAACCTCGCTTCGGCGGTGGTCACCCAGTACGAGACGCTGCTGGCGGCGCGCTTTCTCGCCTCGCTGGCGGGCGGCACGCTGATGATTTTGTGTATCAGCTGCGCGGCGGGGACGCCGAACCCGTCGCGGGTCTACGCCTTTTGGGTGCTCGGGCAACTGCTGTTAGGCATGCTTGGCCTGCTGGTGCTGCCCGGCCTGTTCGCGACCTTTGGCCTGAAGGTGGTTTATCTGATCCTCGCCGCCATTATGCTCTGCTGTTTGCCGCTGGTGTCCGCTTTCCCTCCGCGCTTTCAACCGCTCTCTGCCTCCCACCAGCAGCCGTCGACGGCGCTGTGGCGTCAGGCGCTGGCGGTGCTGGCGGTACTCACTTTCTATATCAGCCTCAGCGCAGTGTGGACCTTTATCGGCACCATCGGCAGCGCGGCGGGGCTAACCCCGACGCAGGTCGGTCTGGTGCTGGCGGCGGCGACGGTTTGCGGCATTATCGGCGCCGGCGGCGCGGCGCTGCGGGGTACCCAGCGGGCCGATCGTTTACCGGTGTGGCTGGGCTACGGCCTGCTGATCGTCAGCGTTGGGCTGCTGATCGGCCAGCCGCTGCTGGTGCGCTACGCCATCGCGGCGCTGCTGTTTAAGTTCACCTGGACCTTCGTGCTGCCCTTTATTCTTGCCCGTGTGGCCGGGCTCGATAGCAACGGCCGGCTGATGAACAGCATCAATCTGGTGATCGGCGGCGGCATGGCGGCCGGTCCGGCCTTAGCCGGGGCCTTACTGCAGCGTTTTGCCAGCGCCGACCCGCTGCTGGCGGCGGCAGGCGTCTGCGCGCTGCTGTCATTGATTTTGATTGCGGCGGCGTCCGCCGCCGGGAAGAGTTAG
- a CDS encoding SDR family NAD(P)-dependent oxidoreductase: MARVVVITGGGTGIGAACARLMCAAGDRVFITGRRKAPLQAVADETGATALVGDAADGEVWGQRLLPAILDQAGGIDVLICSAGGMGNSPAAETSDSQWREALDGNLTSAFASVRACLPSLIARRGNVLFVASIASLAAGPQACGYVTAKHALIGLMRSVARDYGPQGVRANAICPGWVTTPMADEEMCPLMEAEGLSLTEAYQRVCRDVPLRRPASPEEIAEACQFLCSPQAAIISGATLVADGGASIVDVPTLAFA, translated from the coding sequence ATGGCGAGAGTCGTGGTGATCACCGGCGGTGGAACCGGAATTGGCGCCGCCTGCGCGCGGCTGATGTGCGCCGCGGGCGACCGGGTGTTTATTACCGGACGGCGCAAAGCGCCATTGCAGGCTGTCGCCGATGAGACCGGCGCCACGGCGCTGGTGGGCGATGCCGCCGACGGCGAGGTCTGGGGTCAGCGGCTGCTGCCGGCGATCCTCGACCAGGCTGGCGGTATTGATGTCCTCATCTGCAGCGCCGGCGGGATGGGCAACAGCCCCGCCGCCGAGACCAGCGACAGCCAGTGGCGCGAGGCGCTGGACGGCAATCTCACCAGCGCGTTCGCCAGCGTTCGCGCCTGTCTGCCCTCGCTCATTGCCCGCCGAGGCAATGTCCTGTTTGTCGCCTCCATCGCCTCACTCGCCGCCGGGCCGCAGGCCTGCGGCTACGTCACCGCCAAACACGCCTTAATCGGTCTGATGCGTTCCGTCGCCCGCGATTACGGCCCACAGGGGGTACGCGCCAACGCCATCTGTCCCGGCTGGGTCACGACGCCGATGGCGGATGAAGAGATGTGCCCGCTGATGGAGGCAGAAGGGCTATCACTGACGGAGGCTTATCAGCGGGTCTGTCGCGATGTTCCGCTGCGCCGCCCCGCCAGCCCCGAGGAGATAGCCGAGGCCTGTCAGTTTCTCTGTTCGCCGCAGGCCGCCATCATCAGCGGCGCCACGCTGGTCGCCGACGGCGGCGCCAGTATCGTCGATGTTCCCACTCTGGCGTTTGCCTAA
- a CDS encoding NAD(P)/FAD-dependent oxidoreductase produces MNIKIDALNYYGATKKYHLHFPALREDIEADVVIIGGGFSGINTALELAEQGITNVVVLEARHLGYGGTGRNGGQVMAGIGHDIEAVKKHVGKEGLETLFKIANLGAGIIRERIRKYHIDADFVPGYGYLAYNQRQLKTLRQWEKEFKAATPDEEIELYTGKEVQQVVGSEVYCGALKHMGGGQIHSLNMLLGSAQAAHSLGVKIFESSPVVEVNYGKQVRVRTAMGSVKAAKLLWACDSFLNNMEPEIYNKTLVTYSYQVSTEPLSDELIERISPLRGAFSDIRPVINYYRVTRENRLLFGSATRFVEYTPNDFAAWNRTLLAEVFPYLKDVKIDFAWGGPMACSANLFPQIGTLRDHNNVFYVQGYSGFGVTPSHIVCKILAEGINGGSDRYRLLSSIPHATIHGRDSLRLLLVTAGKLMHQTAGFWKGRS; encoded by the coding sequence ATGAACATTAAAATCGATGCGCTGAACTACTACGGCGCGACGAAGAAATACCACCTCCATTTCCCGGCGCTGCGGGAAGATATTGAAGCCGACGTGGTGATTATCGGCGGCGGCTTCTCGGGGATTAACACCGCCCTTGAGCTGGCGGAACAGGGTATCACCAACGTGGTGGTGCTGGAGGCGCGCCATCTTGGCTACGGCGGTACCGGGCGCAACGGCGGCCAGGTGATGGCCGGTATCGGTCACGACATCGAAGCGGTGAAAAAGCACGTCGGCAAAGAGGGGCTGGAGACGCTGTTTAAAATCGCCAACCTCGGCGCGGGCATCATTCGCGAACGCATCCGCAAATACCATATCGACGCCGATTTCGTCCCCGGCTACGGCTATCTCGCCTATAACCAGCGGCAGCTCAAAACGCTGCGCCAGTGGGAGAAGGAGTTTAAAGCCGCTACCCCGGATGAAGAAATCGAACTGTATACCGGCAAAGAGGTGCAGCAGGTGGTTGGCTCCGAGGTCTACTGCGGCGCGCTGAAACATATGGGCGGCGGGCAGATCCATTCGCTCAATATGCTGCTCGGTTCGGCGCAGGCCGCCCATTCGCTGGGGGTAAAGATCTTCGAATCCTCGCCAGTGGTGGAGGTGAATTACGGCAAACAGGTGCGGGTACGCACCGCGATGGGCAGCGTCAAAGCCGCCAAACTACTGTGGGCCTGCGACAGCTTCCTCAACAATATGGAGCCGGAGATCTACAACAAGACGCTGGTGACCTACTCCTATCAGGTGTCGACCGAGCCCCTTTCCGATGAACTGATCGAGCGCATCAGCCCACTGCGCGGCGCCTTCAGCGATATTCGCCCGGTGATTAACTACTACCGCGTCACCCGGGAAAATCGCCTGCTGTTCGGCAGCGCGACTCGCTTTGTGGAATATACGCCGAACGATTTCGCCGCCTGGAATCGCACCCTGCTGGCGGAGGTCTTCCCCTATCTGAAGGATGTGAAGATCGATTTCGCCTGGGGCGGGCCGATGGCCTGTAGCGCCAACCTGTTCCCGCAGATCGGCACCCTACGCGATCACAACAACGTCTTTTACGTCCAGGGGTACTCCGGCTTCGGCGTCACCCCGTCGCACATCGTGTGCAAAATCCTCGCCGAAGGGATCAACGGCGGTTCCGACCGCTATCGCCTGCTGAGCAGCATCCCCCACGCGACCATCCACGGCCGTGACAGCCTGCGCTTGCTATTAGTCACAGCCGGAAAATTGATGCATCAAACCGCCGGTTTCTGGAAAGGCCGGAGTTAA
- a CDS encoding DUF3156 family protein has protein sequence MSSVPWFETPLMNAVQRDLAGWPCEKLSERSALLRLNDATAVTFSVRQKRLFMASIHSCEFVVEGPVTRPVRGIIRAHQSGWWKRQPIRFIGGKGSEELAGYLNGFPNLQQTLSELDYRRFSLTFDSSGWRCSIEPWAASEVVCKMPPLRRYLRLEAQQRMLLLSVLAMINQAVSQWMDE, from the coding sequence ATGTCCTCCGTCCCCTGGTTTGAGACGCCGTTAATGAACGCGGTGCAGCGCGATCTGGCGGGCTGGCCCTGCGAAAAGCTGAGCGAACGCAGCGCGCTGCTGCGCTTGAACGACGCCACCGCCGTGACCTTCAGCGTGCGTCAGAAGCGGCTGTTTATGGCCAGCATTCACAGCTGCGAGTTTGTCGTCGAGGGGCCGGTGACCCGGCCCGTGCGCGGTATCATTCGCGCCCATCAATCCGGCTGGTGGAAACGCCAGCCGATCCGCTTTATCGGCGGCAAAGGCAGCGAGGAACTCGCCGGCTATCTCAACGGTTTTCCTAATCTCCAGCAGACCTTAAGCGAGCTGGATTACCGCCGCTTTTCGCTGACCTTTGATAGTAGCGGCTGGCGCTGCAGCATTGAACCCTGGGCCGCCAGCGAAGTGGTCTGTAAAATGCCGCCGCTGCGCCGTTATCTGCGGCTGGAAGCGCAGCAGCGGATGCTGCTGCTCAGCGTGCTGGCGATGATTAATCAGGCGGTAAGTCAGTGGATGGATGAGTGA
- a CDS encoding APC family permease: MFSNRLASHLERGVVGFPTTLASSVGLIMASPVILTVTSGFGMGGDTFALAVLLAFIMMQAQVTTFAEAATLIPTTGSVYDYISCGMGRFFAITGALCAYLIVHIFAGTAETILAGIMALVNFESINAQMAAHQNTWMVGVGMVVIFGLLNAIGVEIFGKVEVVLTFGMWTTLTIFGLCGIFMAPVTHLSGWFGTPLNISDINGLFGYIGMAMFMFVGCELVTPMAPEIRQAHRTIPRAMALGLLGVASCMFIYGAAINRQVENTVLDAANNVHLLDTPMAIPAFAERVMGHAGQYWLGVGLLLAGCATINTLMAAVPRIIYGMALDGALPRFLTWLHPRFKTPVIAIAIGVAIPCLHAWYLNGDLDRIVPLILAAVCAWGVAYLLVTLSVVMLRIRRPDLPRAYRSPWFPLPQIISSVGIIIAIVNITPPGMDSRQVLVPFGIMLGLTAAYALFWTVCVQRVNPFKPLVVEEVVERAINNYEKQTRGEMTPDVLRPLV; the protein is encoded by the coding sequence ATGTTTAGTAACAGACTCGCCAGCCATCTTGAGCGCGGCGTCGTCGGCTTCCCGACCACCCTCGCCAGCTCCGTCGGGCTGATCATGGCCAGCCCGGTGATCCTGACGGTCACCAGCGGCTTCGGCATGGGCGGCGATACCTTCGCGCTGGCGGTGCTGCTGGCCTTTATTATGATGCAGGCGCAGGTCACCACCTTTGCCGAGGCGGCGACGCTCATTCCTACCACCGGTTCGGTGTACGACTATATCTCCTGCGGCATGGGCCGCTTCTTCGCTATCACCGGCGCGCTGTGCGCCTATCTGATCGTCCATATTTTCGCCGGGACGGCGGAGACGATCCTGGCGGGCATTATGGCGCTGGTAAACTTCGAATCGATCAACGCTCAGATGGCCGCCCACCAGAACACCTGGATGGTGGGTGTCGGCATGGTGGTGATTTTCGGCTTGCTCAACGCCATCGGCGTGGAAATCTTCGGCAAGGTCGAAGTGGTGCTGACCTTCGGCATGTGGACCACACTGACTATTTTCGGCCTGTGTGGCATTTTTATGGCGCCGGTGACTCATCTTTCCGGCTGGTTCGGCACGCCGCTGAACATCAGCGATATCAACGGTCTGTTCGGCTATATCGGCATGGCGATGTTTATGTTCGTCGGCTGCGAACTGGTGACGCCGATGGCGCCGGAGATTAGACAGGCCCACCGCACTATTCCGCGGGCGATGGCGCTGGGCCTGCTGGGAGTCGCCAGCTGCATGTTTATCTACGGCGCGGCGATCAACCGCCAGGTGGAGAATACCGTGCTCGACGCGGCCAACAACGTCCATCTGCTGGATACACCGATGGCGATCCCGGCCTTCGCCGAACGGGTGATGGGCCACGCCGGCCAGTACTGGTTGGGGGTCGGGCTGCTGCTGGCCGGCTGCGCCACCATCAATACGCTGATGGCCGCCGTGCCGCGTATTATCTACGGCATGGCACTGGACGGCGCGCTGCCCCGCTTCCTGACCTGGCTGCACCCGCGCTTTAAGACGCCGGTGATCGCCATCGCCATCGGGGTGGCGATCCCCTGCCTGCACGCCTGGTATCTGAACGGCGATCTGGACCGCATCGTGCCGCTGATCCTCGCCGCGGTCTGCGCCTGGGGCGTCGCCTATCTGCTGGTGACGCTGTCGGTGGTGATGCTGCGTATCCGCCGCCCGGACCTGCCGCGCGCCTACCGCTCGCCGTGGTTCCCGCTGCCGCAGATTATCTCCAGCGTCGGGATCATCATCGCTATCGTCAATATCACGCCACCGGGGATGGACAGCCGCCAGGTGCTGGTGCCGTTCGGCATTATGCTCGGCCTGACCGCCGCCTACGCCCTGTTCTGGACGGTGTGCGTGCAGCGCGTCAATCCGTTCAAGCCGCTGGTAGTGGAAGAGGTGGTGGAGCGCGCCATCAACAATTATGAAAAACAGACCCGCGGGGAGATGACGCCAGATGTCCTCCGTCCCCTGGTTTGA
- a CDS encoding aldehyde dehydrogenase family protein, translated as MSEITLLAEVTAFLRQPHGQFIAGQREAGHGAPFAVVNPATGQAIAEVTAADVDQADRVMESARQAFSQWREMPTLARGTLLLKLADALAEHREALAQLESLCSGKTIMLARMLELDQSVAFLRYFAGWAGKVTGETLDVSLPSMNGEKYTAFTRRQPLGVVVGIVPWNFSIMIAIWKLAAALVCGCTIVLKPSEYTPLTLLRVAELAKAVGIPDGVINVVNGTGGEIAQRLMTHPACAKVSFTGSVATGEKVQQSACASGKRVTLELGGKNAALFLDDLTPEAMVNGIIEAGYLNQGQICAAAERFYLPQGKLDAVLALLKDKLSAFAPGSPLDEQTLMGPLANRQQYEKVLKLIQTARDEGDTIVCGGEALPGEGYFLQPTAVKVRSEESTLMREETFGPVCSFIGYRSEEEALARINASPYGLAASVWSDNIRQALRYSEAIEAGIVWVNMHTFLDPAVPFGGMKGSGIGREFGSAFIDDYTELKSVMVRY; from the coding sequence ATGAGCGAGATAACCTTACTGGCGGAAGTGACCGCCTTTTTACGCCAGCCACACGGGCAGTTTATTGCCGGTCAACGTGAGGCGGGCCACGGCGCGCCGTTCGCGGTGGTTAACCCGGCCACCGGTCAGGCAATTGCTGAGGTGACGGCAGCGGATGTGGATCAGGCGGATCGCGTCATGGAGAGCGCCCGCCAGGCGTTCAGTCAGTGGCGTGAGATGCCGACGCTGGCGCGCGGTACGCTGCTGTTGAAGCTGGCGGATGCCCTGGCTGAGCATCGCGAAGCGCTGGCGCAGCTGGAAAGTCTCTGCTCCGGCAAGACCATCATGCTGGCGCGGATGTTGGAGCTGGATCAATCGGTGGCGTTTTTGCGCTACTTCGCCGGCTGGGCGGGGAAAGTCACCGGCGAAACGCTGGATGTCTCGCTCCCCTCCATGAACGGTGAGAAATATACCGCCTTCACCCGCCGCCAGCCGCTGGGGGTGGTGGTCGGCATCGTGCCGTGGAACTTCTCCATCATGATTGCCATCTGGAAGCTGGCGGCGGCCCTGGTCTGCGGCTGCACCATCGTCCTCAAACCGAGCGAGTATACGCCGCTGACGCTGCTGCGCGTGGCGGAGCTGGCGAAAGCGGTGGGTATCCCGGATGGGGTGATTAACGTGGTCAACGGCACCGGCGGCGAGATTGCCCAGCGGCTGATGACGCATCCGGCCTGCGCCAAGGTGAGCTTCACCGGCTCGGTGGCCACCGGTGAAAAAGTCCAGCAGTCGGCCTGCGCGTCAGGTAAACGGGTGACCCTTGAACTGGGGGGCAAAAACGCCGCGCTGTTCCTCGATGACCTGACGCCGGAGGCGATGGTCAACGGCATTATTGAAGCCGGCTACCTGAACCAGGGGCAGATTTGCGCCGCTGCGGAGCGTTTTTATCTGCCGCAGGGCAAACTGGATGCAGTGCTGGCGCTGCTGAAAGACAAGCTCAGCGCCTTCGCGCCGGGATCGCCGCTGGATGAACAGACGCTGATGGGGCCGCTGGCCAACCGCCAGCAGTACGAGAAAGTGCTCAAACTGATCCAGACCGCGCGCGACGAGGGGGATACCATCGTCTGCGGCGGCGAAGCGCTGCCGGGAGAGGGGTATTTCCTGCAGCCGACTGCGGTCAAAGTCCGCAGCGAAGAGAGCACCCTGATGCGCGAGGAGACCTTCGGTCCGGTATGCAGCTTTATCGGCTATCGCAGTGAAGAAGAGGCGCTGGCGCGGATCAATGCGTCGCCATATGGCCTGGCGGCCAGCGTCTGGTCCGATAATATTCGCCAGGCGCTGCGCTACTCGGAGGCGATTGAGGCCGGCATCGTGTGGGTCAATATGCATACCTTCCTCGACCCGGCGGTACCGTTCGGCGGCATGAAGGGCTCGGGCATCGGGCGCGAATTCGGCAGCGCGTTTATCGATGATTATACGGAGCTGAAGTCGGTGATGGTGCGCTATTAA